A single region of the Paludibacter jiangxiensis genome encodes:
- a CDS encoding transposase, with product MSDRFQYKYRIPSARLNDWDYRRDGFYFITICTKGRQCDFGKIVDGKMELSGAGVLADVLWHEIKNHISTVELGEFVVMPNHIHGILKLTNAVLDSDSGSGSVETLHATSLQSMSTSLQTPPSLVQPVVKNVQMAVISPKKGSVSVIVRSYKSAVSRHARRLGFELEWQERFHDHIIRGKEEYQHIAEYIVQNPAKWEEDKFYSE from the coding sequence ATGTCTGACAGGTTTCAATATAAATACCGGATTCCATCAGCCCGATTGAATGATTGGGATTATCGCAGGGATGGATTCTATTTTATCACAATTTGTACTAAAGGTCGCCAATGCGATTTCGGAAAGATTGTTGATGGAAAAATGGAACTTTCGGGTGCCGGTGTTTTGGCAGATGTGTTGTGGCATGAGATTAAAAACCATATATCAACTGTAGAATTAGGTGAATTTGTGGTGATGCCTAACCATATCCATGGCATATTGAAATTGACGAATGCCGTGTTGGATTCTGATTCTGGTTCCGGTTCCGTAGAGACGTTGCATGCAACGTCTCTACAATCAATGTCAACGTCCTTACAAACACCACCATCATTAGTTCAACCCGTTGTGAAAAACGTACAGATGGCAGTTATTTCTCCGAAGAAGGGTTCTGTTTCGGTTATTGTGCGTTCCTATAAATCGGCAGTATCGCGCCATGCACGCAGGTTGGGTTTTGAACTGGAATGGCAGGAGCGCTTCCATGATCACATTATTCGTGGAAAAGAAGAATATCAACATATTGCAGAATACATTGTACAAAATCCTGCTAAATGGGAAGAGGATAAATTCTATAGTGAATAA